From the genome of Sander lucioperca isolate FBNREF2018 chromosome 1, SLUC_FBN_1.2, whole genome shotgun sequence, one region includes:
- the slc27a4 gene encoding long-chain fatty acid transport protein 4, translated as MMRLGCSTALLFVLRLLVGLPWFQVLPAILIFYLGSGGWSFLQIFAKTIGRDLHAAGVLLRVKMNVRRHLREKNTIPKIFAETVHRHGDKTALIFEGTGERWTFHQLDEYSNRVANMLLERGFKDGDVVALFMENRSQYVGLWLGMAKIGVEAALINFNLRLEALVHCVTISNAKAVMFGSELNDAVSEVHSLMGKEVQMFCSGDWDPKRVPRGTESLEPLLDAAPSHLPSRPQRCFTDRLFYIYTSGTTGMPKAAIVVHSRYYRMAALVYYGFRMTSDDVLYDCLPLYHSAGNIVGVGQCIIHGMTVVIRKKFSASRFWDDCAKYNCTIVQYIGEICRYLLNQPVRDMEKQHRVRMAMGNGLRQSIWEEFMKRFNIPQIAEFYGATECNCSLGNFDNKIGACGFNSRILPFIYPIRLVRVDEETMELMRGPDGVCIPCKPGEPGQLVGRIIQNDPLRRFDGYVNQSATSKKIAHSVFKKGDTAYLSGDVLIMDECGHMFFKDRTGDTFRWKGENVSTTEVEGTLSRLLDMKDVVVYGVEVPGAEGKAGMAAIADPSHSTDLEKLVKDMEKALPPYARPVFLRFLLEVNKTGTFKFQKTDLRRDSFNPSAVSDRLYFMDSRRGCYVQLDEDLYRSILSGKHKL; from the exons TGCGGCAGGAGTGCTATTGCGGGTGAAGATGAATGTCAGACGCCACCTCAGAGAAAAGAACACCATTCCCAAGATCTTTGCTGAAACTGTGCACCGCCACGGGGACAAAACGGCACTTATCTTTGAGGGGACTGGGGAGAGGTGGACCTTCCATCAGTTGGATGAGTACTCCAACAGAGTGGCCAACATGCTGCTGGAACGGGGTTTTAAG GATGGTGACGTGGTGGCCCTTTTCATGGAGAACAGGTCCCAGTACGTGGGCCTCTGGCTGGGCATGGCCAAGATCGGAGTAGAGGCCGCTCTAATCAACTTCAATTTGAGACTAGAGGCCTTGGTCCACTGTGTCACCATCTCCAATGCCAAGGCTGTAATGTTTGGCTCAGAGCTGAATGATG CGGTGTCTGAGGTCCACAGTTTAATGGGAAAGGAGGTGCAGATGTTTTGCTCAGGAGACTGGGACCCCAAACGAGTCCCGCGGGGAACCGAGAGCCTAGAGCCCCTGCTGGATGCTGCCCCGTCTCACCTGCCAAGCCGGCCGCAACGCTGCTTCACAG atcGCCTGTTTTACATCTACACGTCAGGAACCACTGGGATGCCTAAAGCTGCTATTGTTGTGCACAGCAG GTACTACCGCATGGCAGCCTTGGTATATTATGGCTTTAGGATGACTTCAGATGATGTGTTGTATGATTGCCTTCCGCTCTACCACTCTGCAG GTAACATTGTGGGAGTGGGCCAGTGTATAATACATGGCATGACTGTAGTCATCAGAAAGAAGTTCTCTGCGTCACGTTTCTGGGACGACTGTGCCAAATACAACTGCACT ATTGTGCAGTACATTGGTGAGATCTGTCGATACCTGCTGAACCAGCCGGTTCGGGACATGGAGAAACAACATCGGGTGCGCATGGCAATGGGCAACGGCCTGCGGCAGTCCATATGGGAGGAGTTCATGAAGCGCTTCAATATCCCACAGATCGCAGAGTTCTACGGAGCAACAGAGTGCAACTGCAGCCTCGGCAACTTTGATAACAAG ATTGGAGCGTGTGGCTTTAACAGTCGGATTCTACCCTTCATCTACCCCATCAGACTAGTGAGGGTGGATGAGGAGACCATGGAGCTCATGAGGGGACCTGATGGTGTCTGTATTCCATGTAAACCTG gtgAGCCTGGGCAGCTAGTCGGCAGGATCATTCAGAATGACCCTCTTCGGAGGTTTGATGGTTATGTCAACCAATCCGCAACCAGCAAGAAGATTGCTCATAGTGTCTTCAAGAAGGGAGACACTGCCTATCTCTCtg GTGATGTGTTGATCATGGATGAGTGCGGCCACATGTTCTTCAAGGACCGCACAGGAGACACGTTCCGTTGGAAAGGAGAGAACGTCTCAACAACCGAAGTGGAGGGAACTCTCAGCAGGCTGCTAGACATGAAAGATGTAGTTGTCTATGGAGTGGAAGTACCAG GAGCAGAGGGAAAAGCTGGAATGGCAGCCATCGCTGATCCGTCTCACTCCACTGACCTGGAGAAGCTTGTGAAAGACATGGAGAAAGCTCTCCCGCCGTACGCCAGGCCTGTATTCCTCCGCTTCCTTCTGGAGGTCAACAAGACAG gAACGTTTAAGTTTCAGAAGACGGACTTACGTCGGGACAGCTTCAACCCCAGCGCGGTGTCAGACAGACTGTACTTCATGGATTCCAGAAGAGGGTGTTATGTGCAGCTGGACGAGGACCTTTACCGTTCCATACTGTCTGGGAAACACAAATTGTGA
- the ptgdsa gene encoding prostaglandin D2 synthase a, translating to MRTTVVAVVMVIFCVMMADADVKPQRDFNLQRFAGKWYRVGLAYDSASFVPFRDKLKASMGIVTALPNGDVNLTMWDATPLGCQVMVYNYEKTNVPGQFTYFSTRHNMVKDITVMDTNYTEYAVVLKHKVFNREYTQVALYGRTQTVRNEVINKFKAFALSQGFSRGSILTPPPAENCSSRSG from the exons ATGAGGACCACTGTGGTCGCCGTTGTCATGGTGATCTTCTGCGTGATGATGGCGGATGCAGACGTGAAGCCCCAGAGGGATTTCAACCTGCAGAGG tTTGCAGGGAAATGGTACCGGGTGGGCCTGGCCTATGACTCTGCATCGTTTGTCCccttcagagacaaactgaagGCCTCCATGGGCATTGTTACAGCACTGCCAAACGGCGACGTTAACCTCACAATGTGGGACGCCAC ACCTTTAGGTTGTCAGGTTATGGTGTACAACTATGAGAAGACCAACGTACCTGGACAGTTCACCTACTTCAGCACAC GCCATAACATGGTGAAGGACATCACAGTGATGGACACAAACTACACTGAATACGCTGTGGTTCTCAAACACAAGGTTTTCAACAGAGAGTACACACAGGTGGCTCTTTACG GTCGCACTCAAACGGTCAGAAATGAAGTTATTAACAAGTTTAAAGCCTTTGCCTTGTCCCAGGGGTTCTCCAGAGGTTCTATTCTGACTCCACCTCCAGCAG AAAATTGCTCATCAAGATCTGGTTAG
- the LOC116035164 gene encoding protein AMBP-like isoform X3, producing the protein MQRAASLVSLLVLSAAWILQAVHVLSEPLIQENFDLGRFMGKWYELAVVSTCPHYMQRKRGNPVIVALELQHVATEGNFTMTAATFRNSSCKQTSTDYGLTKTPGRFFHHVARFGADVDSFVVHSNYDEYAMMLLLSTEKPSGIKTTTVKLYGRTMSVRTAVLDEFKTVVRQYGVTDDAIVMNQNKGDTHTYADVTWSSLKPSRECVPGEQMTMPVTTEPQRWEKNTVPPAVSPQEKYTGNV; encoded by the exons ATGCAGAGAGCGGCGAGTCTGGTGTCTCTGCTGGTCCTGAGTGCGGCCTGGATCCTGCAAGCGGTCCACGTGCTGTCAGAACCTCTCATACAGGAGAACTTTGATCTTGGCCGG TTCATGGGGAAGTGGTATGAGTTAGCAGTGGTTTCTACTTGTCCTCACTACATGCAGCGCAAGAGGGGAAACCCCGTCATTGTTGCACTGGAGCTGCAACATGTTGCTACTGAGGGCAACTTCACAATGACAGCCGCTACTTTCAG GAATAGCTCATGTAAGCAGACGTCCACAGATTATGGTTTGACCAAGACTCCAGGACGATTCTTCCACCATGTTGCAA GGTTCGGAGCAGACGTTGATTCCTTCGTGGTTCATTCCAATTATGATGAGTATGCAATGATGCTTCTGCTGAGCACAGAGAAACCCTCAGGGATTAAAACCACCACAGTCAAGCTTTATG GTCGAACTATGAGTGTGAGGACCGCTGTGCTGGATGAATTCAAAACGGTGGTCAGACAATATGGAGTGACTGATGATGCTATCGTCATGAATCAGAATAaaggtgacacacacacttatgctGATGTTACCTGGTCCTCCCTAAAACCATCCC GTGAGTGTGTTCCTGGTGAGCAGATGACAATGCCTGTCACTACTGAGCCTCAG AGgtgggaaaaaaacacagtGCCACCTGCGGTTTCTCCACAAGAGAAGTACACTGGTAATGTTTAA
- the LOC116035164 gene encoding protein AMBP-like isoform X5: MQRAASLVSLLVLSAAWILQAVHVLSEPLIQENFDLGRFMGKWYELAVVSTCPHYMQRKRGNPVIVALELQHVATEGNFTMTAATFRNSSCKQTSTDYGLTKTPGRFFHHVARFGADVDSFVVHSNYDEYAMMLLLSTEKPSGIKTTTVKLYGRTMSVRTAVLDEFKTVVRQYGVTDDAIVMNQNKGECVPGEQMTMPVTTEPQVFVPKRWEKNTVPPAVSPQEKYTGNV, translated from the exons ATGCAGAGAGCGGCGAGTCTGGTGTCTCTGCTGGTCCTGAGTGCGGCCTGGATCCTGCAAGCGGTCCACGTGCTGTCAGAACCTCTCATACAGGAGAACTTTGATCTTGGCCGG TTCATGGGGAAGTGGTATGAGTTAGCAGTGGTTTCTACTTGTCCTCACTACATGCAGCGCAAGAGGGGAAACCCCGTCATTGTTGCACTGGAGCTGCAACATGTTGCTACTGAGGGCAACTTCACAATGACAGCCGCTACTTTCAG GAATAGCTCATGTAAGCAGACGTCCACAGATTATGGTTTGACCAAGACTCCAGGACGATTCTTCCACCATGTTGCAA GGTTCGGAGCAGACGTTGATTCCTTCGTGGTTCATTCCAATTATGATGAGTATGCAATGATGCTTCTGCTGAGCACAGAGAAACCCTCAGGGATTAAAACCACCACAGTCAAGCTTTATG GTCGAACTATGAGTGTGAGGACCGCTGTGCTGGATGAATTCAAAACGGTGGTCAGACAATATGGAGTGACTGATGATGCTATCGTCATGAATCAGAATAaag GTGAGTGTGTTCCTGGTGAGCAGATGACAATGCCTGTCACTACTGAGCCTCAG GTTTTTGTTCCCAAGAGgtgggaaaaaaacacagtGCCACCTGCGGTTTCTCCACAAGAGAAGTACACTGGTAATGTTTAA
- the LOC116035164 gene encoding protein AMBP-like isoform X7, producing MQRAASLVSLLVLSAAWILQAVHVLSEPLIQENFDLGRFMGKWYELAVVSTCPHYMQRKRGNPVIVALELQHVATEGNFTMTAATFRNSSCKQTSTDYGLTKTPGRFFHHVARFGADVDSFVVHSNYDEYAMMLLLSTEKPSGIKTTTVKLYGRTMSVRTAVLDEFKTVVRQYGVTDDAIVMNQNKGECVPGEQMTMPVTTEPQRWEKNTVPPAVSPQEKYTGNV from the exons ATGCAGAGAGCGGCGAGTCTGGTGTCTCTGCTGGTCCTGAGTGCGGCCTGGATCCTGCAAGCGGTCCACGTGCTGTCAGAACCTCTCATACAGGAGAACTTTGATCTTGGCCGG TTCATGGGGAAGTGGTATGAGTTAGCAGTGGTTTCTACTTGTCCTCACTACATGCAGCGCAAGAGGGGAAACCCCGTCATTGTTGCACTGGAGCTGCAACATGTTGCTACTGAGGGCAACTTCACAATGACAGCCGCTACTTTCAG GAATAGCTCATGTAAGCAGACGTCCACAGATTATGGTTTGACCAAGACTCCAGGACGATTCTTCCACCATGTTGCAA GGTTCGGAGCAGACGTTGATTCCTTCGTGGTTCATTCCAATTATGATGAGTATGCAATGATGCTTCTGCTGAGCACAGAGAAACCCTCAGGGATTAAAACCACCACAGTCAAGCTTTATG GTCGAACTATGAGTGTGAGGACCGCTGTGCTGGATGAATTCAAAACGGTGGTCAGACAATATGGAGTGACTGATGATGCTATCGTCATGAATCAGAATAaag GTGAGTGTGTTCCTGGTGAGCAGATGACAATGCCTGTCACTACTGAGCCTCAG AGgtgggaaaaaaacacagtGCCACCTGCGGTTTCTCCACAAGAGAAGTACACTGGTAATGTTTAA
- the LOC116035164 gene encoding protein AMBP-like isoform X6, protein MQRAASLVSLLVLSAAWILQAVHVLSEPLIQENFDLGRRKRGNPVIVALELQHVATEGNFTMTAATFRNSSCKQTSTDYGLTKTPGRFFHHVARFGADVDSFVVHSNYDEYAMMLLLSTEKPSGIKTTTVKLYGRTMSVRTAVLDEFKTVVRQYGVTDDAIVMNQNKGDTHTYADVTWSSLKPSRECVPGEQMTMPVTTEPQVFVPKRWEKNTVPPAVSPQEKYTGNV, encoded by the exons ATGCAGAGAGCGGCGAGTCTGGTGTCTCTGCTGGTCCTGAGTGCGGCCTGGATCCTGCAAGCGGTCCACGTGCTGTCAGAACCTCTCATACAGGAGAACTTTGATCTTGGCCGG CGCAAGAGGGGAAACCCCGTCATTGTTGCACTGGAGCTGCAACATGTTGCTACTGAGGGCAACTTCACAATGACAGCCGCTACTTTCAG GAATAGCTCATGTAAGCAGACGTCCACAGATTATGGTTTGACCAAGACTCCAGGACGATTCTTCCACCATGTTGCAA GGTTCGGAGCAGACGTTGATTCCTTCGTGGTTCATTCCAATTATGATGAGTATGCAATGATGCTTCTGCTGAGCACAGAGAAACCCTCAGGGATTAAAACCACCACAGTCAAGCTTTATG GTCGAACTATGAGTGTGAGGACCGCTGTGCTGGATGAATTCAAAACGGTGGTCAGACAATATGGAGTGACTGATGATGCTATCGTCATGAATCAGAATAaaggtgacacacacacttatgctGATGTTACCTGGTCCTCCCTAAAACCATCCC GTGAGTGTGTTCCTGGTGAGCAGATGACAATGCCTGTCACTACTGAGCCTCAG GTTTTTGTTCCCAAGAGgtgggaaaaaaacacagtGCCACCTGCGGTTTCTCCACAAGAGAAGTACACTGGTAATGTTTAA
- the LOC116035164 gene encoding protein AMBP-like isoform X1 gives MQRAASLVSLLVLSAAWILQAVHVLSEPLIQENFDLGRFMGKWYELAVVSTCPHYMQRKRGNPVIVALELQHVATEGNFTMTAATFRNSSCKQTSTDYGLTKTPGRFFHHVARFGADVDSFVVHSNYDEYAMMLLLSTEKPSGIKTTTVKLYGRTMSVRTAVLDEFKTVVRQYGVTDDAIVMNQNKGDTHTYADVTWSSLKPSRECVPGEQMTMPVTTEPQVFVPKRWEKNTVPPAVSPQEKYTGNV, from the exons ATGCAGAGAGCGGCGAGTCTGGTGTCTCTGCTGGTCCTGAGTGCGGCCTGGATCCTGCAAGCGGTCCACGTGCTGTCAGAACCTCTCATACAGGAGAACTTTGATCTTGGCCGG TTCATGGGGAAGTGGTATGAGTTAGCAGTGGTTTCTACTTGTCCTCACTACATGCAGCGCAAGAGGGGAAACCCCGTCATTGTTGCACTGGAGCTGCAACATGTTGCTACTGAGGGCAACTTCACAATGACAGCCGCTACTTTCAG GAATAGCTCATGTAAGCAGACGTCCACAGATTATGGTTTGACCAAGACTCCAGGACGATTCTTCCACCATGTTGCAA GGTTCGGAGCAGACGTTGATTCCTTCGTGGTTCATTCCAATTATGATGAGTATGCAATGATGCTTCTGCTGAGCACAGAGAAACCCTCAGGGATTAAAACCACCACAGTCAAGCTTTATG GTCGAACTATGAGTGTGAGGACCGCTGTGCTGGATGAATTCAAAACGGTGGTCAGACAATATGGAGTGACTGATGATGCTATCGTCATGAATCAGAATAaaggtgacacacacacttatgctGATGTTACCTGGTCCTCCCTAAAACCATCCC GTGAGTGTGTTCCTGGTGAGCAGATGACAATGCCTGTCACTACTGAGCCTCAG GTTTTTGTTCCCAAGAGgtgggaaaaaaacacagtGCCACCTGCGGTTTCTCCACAAGAGAAGTACACTGGTAATGTTTAA
- the LOC116035164 gene encoding protein AMBP-like isoform X2, translated as MQRAASLVSLLVLSAAWILQAVHVLSEPLIQENFDLGRFMGKWYELAVVSTCPHYMQRKRGNPVIVALELQHVATEGNFTMTAATFRNSSCKQTSTDYGLTKTPGRFFHHVARFGADVDSFVVHSNYDEYAMMLLLSTEKPSGIKTTTVKLYGRTMSVRTAVLDEFKTVVRQYGVTDDAIVMNQNKETDPPPLSLHLTVFPGECVPGEQMTMPVTTEPQVFVPKRWEKNTVPPAVSPQEKYTGNV; from the exons ATGCAGAGAGCGGCGAGTCTGGTGTCTCTGCTGGTCCTGAGTGCGGCCTGGATCCTGCAAGCGGTCCACGTGCTGTCAGAACCTCTCATACAGGAGAACTTTGATCTTGGCCGG TTCATGGGGAAGTGGTATGAGTTAGCAGTGGTTTCTACTTGTCCTCACTACATGCAGCGCAAGAGGGGAAACCCCGTCATTGTTGCACTGGAGCTGCAACATGTTGCTACTGAGGGCAACTTCACAATGACAGCCGCTACTTTCAG GAATAGCTCATGTAAGCAGACGTCCACAGATTATGGTTTGACCAAGACTCCAGGACGATTCTTCCACCATGTTGCAA GGTTCGGAGCAGACGTTGATTCCTTCGTGGTTCATTCCAATTATGATGAGTATGCAATGATGCTTCTGCTGAGCACAGAGAAACCCTCAGGGATTAAAACCACCACAGTCAAGCTTTATG GTCGAACTATGAGTGTGAGGACCGCTGTGCTGGATGAATTCAAAACGGTGGTCAGACAATATGGAGTGACTGATGATGCTATCGTCATGAATCAGAATAaag aaacagaccccccccctctctctctccatcttacTGTCTTCCCAGGTGAGTGTGTTCCTGGTGAGCAGATGACAATGCCTGTCACTACTGAGCCTCAG GTTTTTGTTCCCAAGAGgtgggaaaaaaacacagtGCCACCTGCGGTTTCTCCACAAGAGAAGTACACTGGTAATGTTTAA
- the LOC116035164 gene encoding protein AMBP-like isoform X4 has protein sequence MQRAASLVSLLVLSAAWILQAVHVLSEPLIQENFDLGRFMGKWYELAVVSTCPHYMQRKRGNPVIVALELQHVATEGNFTMTAATFRNSSCKQTSTDYGLTKTPGRFFHHVARFGADVDSFVVHSNYDEYAMMLLLSTEKPSGIKTTTVKLYGRTMSVRTAVLDEFKTVVRQYGVTDDAIVMNQNKETDPPPLSLHLTVFPGECVPGEQMTMPVTTEPQRWEKNTVPPAVSPQEKYTGNV, from the exons ATGCAGAGAGCGGCGAGTCTGGTGTCTCTGCTGGTCCTGAGTGCGGCCTGGATCCTGCAAGCGGTCCACGTGCTGTCAGAACCTCTCATACAGGAGAACTTTGATCTTGGCCGG TTCATGGGGAAGTGGTATGAGTTAGCAGTGGTTTCTACTTGTCCTCACTACATGCAGCGCAAGAGGGGAAACCCCGTCATTGTTGCACTGGAGCTGCAACATGTTGCTACTGAGGGCAACTTCACAATGACAGCCGCTACTTTCAG GAATAGCTCATGTAAGCAGACGTCCACAGATTATGGTTTGACCAAGACTCCAGGACGATTCTTCCACCATGTTGCAA GGTTCGGAGCAGACGTTGATTCCTTCGTGGTTCATTCCAATTATGATGAGTATGCAATGATGCTTCTGCTGAGCACAGAGAAACCCTCAGGGATTAAAACCACCACAGTCAAGCTTTATG GTCGAACTATGAGTGTGAGGACCGCTGTGCTGGATGAATTCAAAACGGTGGTCAGACAATATGGAGTGACTGATGATGCTATCGTCATGAATCAGAATAaag aaacagaccccccccctctctctctccatcttacTGTCTTCCCAGGTGAGTGTGTTCCTGGTGAGCAGATGACAATGCCTGTCACTACTGAGCCTCAG AGgtgggaaaaaaacacagtGCCACCTGCGGTTTCTCCACAAGAGAAGTACACTGGTAATGTTTAA
- the LOC116035099 gene encoding protein AMBP-like: MQKTVILVSLLVLGWSWALQGVPVLPDPLYTTQENFDLARFLGTWHDVAVASTCPHVQSHRRDAAIGKLVLQRGTTQGKLKMTRTVLRQGTCKEMSGDYELTTTPGRFSYHVARWGADVDAYVVHTNYNEYAIVIMSKQKSSGVKSTSVKLYSRTMAVRDTVLDDFKTLVRQQGMSDNTIIIKQNKGDCVPGEQPSAQPEPQRMKRNVVPSLAPADVEGSGDDTPLFNGTEACKATPDTGPCFGMHQRYYYNSSLMSCELFKYGGCLGNQNNFENERECLQRCRTEAVCRLPMVAQPCTGQPPIWAFDSTVGLCVPYKQGFCQGNANKFYSKAECDEYCGVVNDEGELLKAN, encoded by the exons ATGCAGAAAACAGTGATTCTGGTTTCCCTGCTGGTCCTGGGGTGGTCGTGGGCCCTTCAGGGGGTCCCTGTACTCCCAGATCCTCTCTACACCACGCAGGAGAACTTTGATCTGGCCCGG TTTTTGGGAACATGGCATGATGTTGCTGTGGCAAGTACATGTCCCCATGTGCAAAGTCATAGGAGAGATGCAGCCATCGGTAAATTGGTACTGCAGAGAGGCACCACTCAAGGCAAACTCAAAATGACTCGAACTGTACTCAG ACAAGGAACATGTAAGGAGATGTCTGGGGACTATGAGTTGACTACTACTCCAGGACGATTCTCCTACCATGTTGCCA GGTGGGGGGCAGACGTGGATGCCTACGTGGTTCACACAAACTACAATGAGTATGCGATAGTGATAATGAGCAAACAGAAATCATCAGGGGTTAAGAGCACCTCAGTTAAGCTTTACA GTCGAACTATGGCTGTGAGAGACACTGTGCTGGATGACTTCAAAACACTGGTCAGACAACAGGGAATGAGTGATAACACTATTATCATTAAGCAGAACAAAG GTGACTGTGTTCCTGGAGAGCAGCCGTCAGCTCAGCCCGAGCCTCAG CGGATGAAAAGAAATGTGGTACCTTCTTTGGCTCCTGCAGACGTTGAGGGTTCTGGTGATGATACACCTCTTTTCAATGGAACCG AGGCCTGTAAAGCAACACCAGATACAGGACCATGTTTTGGGATGCACCAGCGTTACTACTACAACTCCTCCCTAATGAGCTGTGAACTCTTCAAGTACGGAGGGTGTTTGGGCAACCAGAACAACTTTGAAAATGAGAGAGAGTGCCTGCAGAGATGTCGCACTGAGG CTGTGTGCCGTCTGCCCATGGTGGCCCAACCCTGCACAGGCCAGCCACCCATCTGGGCCTTTGACTCCACCGTTGGACTGTGCGTGCCCTACAAACAGGGCTTCTGCCAGGGCAACGCCAACAAGTTCTACAGCAAGGCTGAGTGTGACGAGTACTGCGGGGTGGTGAATGATG AGGGAGAGCTCCTGAAGGCAAACTAA